One window from the genome of Bdellovibrio sp. NC01 encodes:
- a CDS encoding HAD family hydrolase: MKNIKMLVLDVDGVLTDTRLWFDGKEWRRFFSIRDGVGIKRLIDSGYKTAVITGSKAEDIRARVKSLGIHYFYEGALDKGPSFLQLQKESGIAPHEMAYIGDDIFDIPMIQEAAFGATVPEAVDEVLEIADYVTRRPGGCGAVREVCDYIYKHGAFAGR; this comes from the coding sequence TTGAAAAATATCAAGATGTTGGTCCTCGATGTGGACGGCGTTTTAACTGACACTCGCCTATGGTTCGATGGCAAAGAGTGGCGCAGGTTTTTCTCTATCCGTGATGGTGTAGGGATCAAACGTCTTATCGACTCTGGATATAAGACTGCGGTTATTACTGGCAGTAAGGCTGAAGACATTCGTGCCAGAGTGAAATCTCTTGGTATTCATTACTTCTATGAAGGGGCACTTGATAAAGGGCCTTCATTCCTTCAACTCCAAAAAGAATCAGGAATTGCGCCGCATGAGATGGCTTACATCGGCGATGACATTTTCGATATTCCAATGATTCAAGAAGCGGCCTTTGGGGCCACTGTTCCTGAAGCTGTCGATGAAGTTTTAGAAATCGCGGATTATGTGACTCGCAGACCTGGTGGTTGCGGGGCAGTTCGAGAAGTTTGTGATTACATTTATAAACATGGGGCCTTTGCGGGTAGGTAA
- a CDS encoding PepSY domain-containing protein, whose amino-acid sequence MMKSLFLFLHRWFGLTAGLYFVLLGLSGSYLVYDDKIDEWLNPALRKSVTSSNSFSLSALIASAQKGVGTDKPPMRISIPEDPRANAVIGFNLPTEGQPRRFVTAFVDPVNNEFKGQEIFTETLTGFMFRFHHDLFMGPLGHTIMAVCGIIMTLLLLTGLYLWWPKNLNFKKALSWKRTKNFFQYNFEWHRFTGFYTLILMLLVTVTGVYLSRSDWFTFSKKEKGGFERRGGEQKGPVVFDFAKIEKVLQEKQMQLRPASLRIDPRSGMLNFRGVEEGREVAVKIDANSSEIVPDSPKKKEINARAINHDLHAGDFWDWFGKFLIFASGILPAFFYFTGFYIWWKKRQARRPRTT is encoded by the coding sequence ATGATGAAATCTTTGTTCCTTTTCTTGCATCGTTGGTTCGGTTTAACTGCGGGTCTTTATTTTGTTCTTCTAGGGTTAAGCGGCAGTTATTTAGTTTATGACGATAAAATTGATGAATGGCTTAATCCCGCTCTTCGCAAATCTGTCACGAGTTCAAATTCATTTTCGCTATCGGCATTGATTGCTTCAGCTCAAAAGGGCGTTGGCACTGATAAACCACCGATGCGTATTTCTATTCCTGAAGATCCACGCGCGAATGCCGTAATCGGTTTCAATTTGCCGACTGAAGGTCAACCACGTCGCTTTGTGACGGCATTCGTTGATCCGGTAAATAATGAATTCAAAGGGCAAGAGATTTTCACCGAAACTTTGACGGGTTTCATGTTCCGTTTCCATCACGATTTATTCATGGGACCACTTGGTCACACGATCATGGCGGTGTGCGGAATTATCATGACGTTGTTGTTGCTGACAGGTTTGTACTTGTGGTGGCCAAAAAATTTGAATTTTAAAAAGGCGCTAAGCTGGAAAAGAACGAAAAATTTCTTTCAATACAACTTTGAATGGCATCGTTTCACTGGTTTTTATACTTTGATTCTGATGTTACTTGTCACAGTTACCGGCGTTTATCTGTCACGTTCCGATTGGTTTACCTTTTCTAAAAAAGAAAAAGGCGGTTTCGAGCGACGTGGCGGAGAACAAAAAGGTCCAGTTGTTTTTGACTTTGCGAAGATCGAAAAGGTGCTCCAAGAAAAGCAGATGCAACTTCGACCGGCATCTTTACGTATTGATCCACGCAGTGGGATGTTGAATTTCCGTGGAGTGGAAGAGGGACGCGAAGTCGCAGTTAAAATCGATGCGAACTCATCTGAGATCGTTCCAGACAGTCCTAAAAAGAAAGAAATCAATGCTCGCGCGATCAATCATGATCTTCATGCAGGTGATTTTTGGGATTGGTTCGGTAAGTTTTTGATCTTTGCTTCGGGAATTTTGCCCGCATTTTTTTACTTCACTGGTTTCTATATTTGGTGGAAAAAACGCCAAGCTCGTCGACCTCGCACGACTTAG
- a CDS encoding asparaginase domain-containing protein has protein sequence MKNQHQDVVIITTGGTIEKTYDEFDGSLQNRGTSIKNRILSKMRLPYTNILVHPLMSKDSLYMTDQDREEIAATVQAEMKQGHPMVVLHGTDTMSVSAEYCFNKLPHPTVAVVFTGAMIPMGFDDSDASQNVTEALLAAKLLKPGFYISFHNQVFALPNVRKNKEKGTFEKF, from the coding sequence ATGAAAAACCAACATCAAGACGTCGTCATTATTACGACTGGTGGAACGATCGAAAAGACCTACGATGAATTCGATGGTTCTCTTCAGAATCGTGGCACTAGCATTAAGAACCGCATTCTTTCAAAAATGCGCTTGCCGTACACAAACATCCTTGTGCATCCGCTGATGAGCAAAGACTCTTTGTACATGACGGACCAAGACCGCGAAGAAATCGCAGCGACAGTTCAAGCTGAAATGAAGCAAGGTCATCCGATGGTGGTTCTTCACGGAACAGATACGATGAGTGTCAGCGCAGAATACTGCTTCAACAAGCTTCCCCATCCAACGGTGGCCGTCGTGTTCACTGGTGCGATGATTCCAATGGGCTTCGACGATTCCGATGCATCTCAAAACGTAACCGAAGCGTTACTTGCAGCGAAACTTTTGAAACCGGGATTCTATATCTCGTTCCACAACCAAGTGTTCGCTCTACCAAATGTTCGTAAAAATAAAGAAAAAGGAACTTTCGAAAAGTTCTAG
- a CDS encoding pyroglutamyl-peptidase I, translating into MSRKILLTGFKPFNKEPINPAEILTTNLAGKFANVTPLVLPVSYERSFEELKNFWHNEGPFDALLMLGQAGGRQAVCLERVALNWSETSLPDEDGNKLAPQKLIEEAPTSYISDFFNQDWITDLNKIGPTTTSFSAGTYVCNSLYFKSLHHITQAKIPTLFVHVPYLPEQVQEKPNTASMKLETQQNIIEKLITLITELKT; encoded by the coding sequence ATGTCACGCAAAATCCTGCTAACAGGATTTAAACCTTTCAACAAAGAACCAATTAATCCGGCAGAGATTCTAACAACGAATCTTGCAGGCAAGTTCGCAAACGTAACACCCTTAGTTTTACCAGTAAGCTACGAAAGATCTTTCGAAGAGTTAAAAAACTTCTGGCACAACGAAGGCCCCTTCGACGCACTCTTAATGTTAGGCCAAGCCGGAGGCAGACAAGCAGTGTGCCTAGAAAGAGTCGCCCTCAACTGGAGCGAAACCTCCCTCCCCGACGAAGACGGAAACAAACTAGCTCCACAAAAACTCATCGAAGAAGCGCCAACGTCCTACATCAGCGATTTCTTCAATCAAGACTGGATCACCGACCTCAACAAAATCGGCCCAACAACAACAAGCTTCAGCGCAGGAACCTACGTGTGCAACTCATTATATTTTAAATCACTACACCACATCACTCAGGCAAAAATCCCAACCCTGTTCGTCCACGTCCCCTACTTGCCAGAACAGGTCCAAGAAAAACCAAACACAGCCTCGATGAAACTAGAAACCCAACAAAACATCATTGAAAAACTCATCACACTGATCACTGAATTAAAAACTTAA
- a CDS encoding tetratricopeptide repeat protein, producing the protein MRKLLPFLVATSMALPLVAEAQPGKKSLKQAPKKASSSSAFQGNSRESQLKYQLSNALRAAQSGQYEAAANQLFSLARRPELAAERPQIKYILGTMLMELKLNQTAAFQFVDVIRMNHPKYSKQAIEKLSIVADTLGDDTILNYAISRVDVNDIPPNLKDMIYYRLGEIKLRNREYPKAQQLFNNVGPGSSYYFQALYNKGLSELEANQPQIAVGTYQKMLAARGRAPVTDVNRVEAQLALARALYQKQDWEASIEAYSQIPRDTVMWHDAVFEQSWAMLRAARFRSALSNFQTLHSAYYEDFYMPESLLLRSIVYLYICKYDEMEKVLSLFEKTYGPVRTKIGDFLSSTKDPMMFYAEVEKAYLMKNTDKTATLRLPYIVLKNVLDQGDVKRSMHYLEKLASEKARVDANYAFKASALGQYSLKIIANRSKNTKIAIGDMVKAHLLNMRVELRDLYEQAGFIRYEMINGRKESIKKKIAGKDIGTGQIDENVDRQFYIQNGYQYYPFQGEYWLDEVGNYHYLGKQSCE; encoded by the coding sequence ATGAGAAAACTATTACCATTCCTAGTTGCGACAAGCATGGCTTTGCCTTTGGTAGCGGAAGCGCAACCAGGGAAAAAATCATTAAAGCAAGCTCCGAAGAAAGCATCGTCTTCTTCAGCGTTTCAGGGTAACTCGCGTGAAAGCCAATTGAAGTATCAATTGAGCAATGCACTTCGTGCCGCACAAAGTGGCCAATATGAAGCAGCGGCGAACCAATTGTTTTCGTTAGCTCGTCGTCCTGAATTGGCTGCTGAAAGACCACAAATTAAGTATATTTTGGGTACGATGTTGATGGAGCTTAAGCTGAATCAAACAGCGGCCTTCCAATTCGTCGATGTGATTCGCATGAATCATCCCAAGTACTCAAAGCAAGCGATCGAAAAACTTTCTATCGTTGCCGATACGTTGGGTGATGACACGATTTTGAATTACGCGATTTCACGTGTGGATGTGAACGATATTCCGCCGAATTTGAAAGACATGATCTATTACCGTTTGGGTGAGATCAAATTGCGTAACCGCGAATATCCTAAAGCTCAACAGTTGTTCAATAACGTGGGCCCGGGCAGCAGCTATTACTTCCAAGCTCTTTACAACAAAGGTTTGTCAGAGCTTGAAGCAAATCAACCGCAAATCGCAGTTGGCACATATCAAAAAATGTTGGCAGCACGCGGAAGAGCTCCTGTTACTGACGTGAACAGAGTTGAAGCGCAATTGGCTTTGGCCCGTGCACTTTATCAAAAACAAGATTGGGAAGCTTCCATCGAAGCTTATTCGCAGATCCCTCGCGACACAGTGATGTGGCATGATGCGGTTTTTGAACAATCATGGGCAATGCTTCGCGCGGCTCGTTTCCGTTCTGCACTAAGTAATTTCCAAACTCTCCACTCGGCGTATTATGAAGACTTTTATATGCCGGAGAGTTTACTTCTGCGCTCTATCGTTTACCTCTACATCTGTAAGTACGATGAGATGGAAAAGGTCCTTAGTTTGTTTGAAAAAACATACGGACCAGTGCGCACGAAGATTGGCGACTTCTTGAGTTCAACAAAAGATCCAATGATGTTTTACGCAGAAGTGGAAAAAGCTTATCTGATGAAAAATACGGATAAGACGGCGACTTTGCGTTTGCCTTACATCGTTCTTAAAAATGTTTTGGATCAAGGTGATGTGAAGCGTTCGATGCATTACCTGGAAAAACTAGCGTCTGAGAAAGCACGTGTTGATGCGAATTACGCATTTAAAGCGTCAGCGCTGGGTCAGTACTCTTTAAAGATTATCGCAAATCGTAGCAAGAACACGAAAATCGCAATCGGCGATATGGTCAAAGCGCATTTGTTGAACATGCGTGTAGAACTTCGTGATTTGTACGAACAAGCGGGCTTCATCCGTTACGAAATGATCAATGGTCGTAAGGAAAGCATTAAGAAGAAAATTGCTGGTAAAGATATCGGAACAGGACAGATCGACGAAAATGTAGATCGTCAGTTCTATATCCAAAATGGTTATCAGTATTATCCATTCCAAGGCGAATACTGGTTGGATGAAGTTGGTAACTATCACTATCTTGGGAAACAAAGTTGCGAGTAA
- a CDS encoding energy transducer TonB, whose translation MVMVRPYFSYIVSLALHLGVFGLVSVYAMKPVAIPYGHYKKGDPMLVEIGLSSPAKTSVQSAKAQPAPADKGDVVIPSTKKEDKQVSEANSNQDQVARGEIGFKDGTHEGGELGHSKGYQATARERYLFELHVLIEGRKIYPALSKRLRESGKVTVQFTVNKDGAIQDVMVKNPSHFERLNSAASELINGIKRYKPLPAGFEGDQAKLEIPIEYSLN comes from the coding sequence ATGGTCATGGTCCGCCCTTACTTTTCATACATCGTTTCTTTGGCTTTGCACTTAGGTGTGTTCGGCTTGGTATCGGTGTATGCGATGAAGCCGGTTGCGATCCCTTACGGTCATTACAAAAAAGGCGATCCAATGCTTGTTGAGATTGGATTGTCTTCGCCAGCAAAGACTTCGGTGCAGAGTGCGAAAGCGCAACCTGCGCCGGCGGATAAAGGCGATGTCGTGATTCCTTCTACGAAGAAGGAAGACAAACAAGTTTCTGAAGCGAATTCAAATCAAGATCAAGTGGCACGCGGTGAAATCGGTTTTAAAGATGGCACTCATGAAGGCGGGGAGCTTGGTCATTCTAAAGGTTACCAAGCGACGGCTCGTGAACGTTACTTGTTCGAGCTGCATGTCTTGATCGAAGGACGCAAGATTTATCCAGCGCTGTCGAAACGTTTGCGTGAATCTGGCAAAGTCACTGTGCAATTTACTGTGAATAAAGACGGCGCGATTCAAGACGTTATGGTGAAGAACCCAAGTCATTTTGAAAGATTGAATTCAGCGGCATCTGAATTAATCAACGGAATCAAAAGATATAAGCCGTTGCCAGCAGGATTTGAGGGAGATCAAGCTAAGCTCGAAATCCCCATCGAGTATTCTTTGAACTAG
- a CDS encoding outer membrane beta-barrel domain-containing protein, whose translation MLNKNLLTALLLISFAVPGIAKAQAQKAEGDDLDVIELELDKSAPGKPAEPATAAPSYNQEDSAKDNTLTDFKGLGTLAPFKEISIVQKRYLPKTGRFQLFGGITTVTNDPFFNTFGGVAKAAYFLNETWGLELNYFGLTTSERQSTKELQDNNNVKTESLAYPKSYIGVDVMYVPIYGKMTWFNERILPFDMYFSAGYGTTQTSTNENSGTVHLATGQIFALTKSVALRWDFSWNFFNASVVDQNNVKETNSFNNLFLTVGMSWFFPEASYR comes from the coding sequence ATGTTGAACAAGAATCTACTGACAGCTTTGCTCCTTATCAGTTTTGCGGTTCCAGGAATCGCAAAGGCGCAAGCACAAAAAGCAGAAGGCGACGATCTTGATGTAATTGAGTTGGAGCTTGATAAGTCGGCTCCAGGTAAACCTGCGGAGCCTGCAACGGCGGCACCTTCATACAATCAAGAAGACAGCGCTAAAGATAATACTTTGACGGACTTCAAAGGTCTTGGCACGCTCGCGCCGTTTAAAGAGATTTCGATCGTACAAAAACGTTATCTGCCAAAAACAGGTCGCTTCCAATTGTTTGGTGGTATCACGACTGTTACGAACGATCCATTCTTCAACACGTTCGGGGGCGTCGCGAAAGCCGCTTACTTCTTGAACGAAACGTGGGGTCTTGAGTTGAATTACTTTGGTTTAACGACTTCAGAACGTCAGTCGACTAAAGAGCTTCAAGATAACAATAACGTGAAGACTGAAAGTTTGGCGTATCCAAAATCTTACATCGGTGTTGATGTGATGTACGTACCGATCTACGGTAAAATGACTTGGTTCAACGAAAGAATCTTGCCGTTCGATATGTATTTCTCTGCGGGTTACGGCACGACTCAAACTTCAACGAACGAAAATTCAGGCACTGTGCACTTGGCGACGGGACAAATCTTCGCGTTGACGAAATCAGTGGCTCTTCGTTGGGACTTTAGCTGGAACTTCTTTAATGCCAGTGTTGTCGACCAAAACAATGTTAAAGAAACGAATTCATTTAATAACCTGTTCCTTACTGTGGGTATGAGCTGGTTCTTCCCGGAGGCTAGTTACCGATGA
- a CDS encoding TonB-dependent receptor domain-containing protein — MKIQNILITKPYSLLLLTLAFSAVSIRAQAQDNIKMDTVRVQDDEWKDTEKVDATEIEQKQATNLKEVLKNTPDVTVGGLNNTAQKVYVRGLEDQNLNITVDGARQSQNMFYHQGRLNIDPEMMKRVDVDAGTGNALAGPGALGGTMRFETKDAEDLLAPGRVAGAMIKGEYGTNADEKKGSLAVYARPTTNTSFLLYGTSSKFNDYTDGGGDKVPLTGGEPWSVLGKLTWRPTSDQKVSLSRTQREDNGTRYIRSNYGSAGGNAIADQKFRTITNTLAYDIAPENSLLNLKAEAYTSSNTIAYDQTAGTSDGHWDSYGGDVRNTFKMGDSKLTVGTDYNVDKSKGTNSKGTADEEGNIYGLYAQFDQVLTPNWLGSVGARWDDYNLTQADDSKIRNNHLSPNVMLTYNINGNWATDLSWSQAFKGATPAQSFLLGNVTSVTPVSGLEGSVAETTQWALHYKNNPFMSDLTVYDTIISNPINVGINRTTGVVTRSNIDNVRSQGVNVGVGYTAGSFTGKVAYAHNKTRFGSEPLGYTAFGIGSGFGDRINLSLEKVFSEYNVTLGWNSLFAMELTDVPANSPSQPGYDVHDISATWLPIGDARIGFAIHNIFDKKYVAQGSVFAINGNEIPLYEEGRDFRISGSYFF, encoded by the coding sequence ATGAAAATTCAGAACATTCTAATTACTAAGCCTTACTCATTACTATTGTTAACTTTAGCATTCAGCGCAGTTAGTATTCGCGCGCAAGCACAAGACAACATCAAGATGGATACTGTTCGTGTGCAAGATGACGAATGGAAAGATACTGAAAAAGTCGATGCGACAGAGATCGAACAAAAACAAGCAACAAACTTAAAAGAAGTTCTTAAAAATACTCCTGATGTCACAGTGGGTGGTTTGAACAATACAGCACAAAAAGTTTATGTGCGTGGTTTGGAAGATCAAAACTTGAACATCACTGTTGATGGTGCACGCCAAAGTCAAAACATGTTCTATCACCAAGGTCGTTTGAACATTGATCCAGAGATGATGAAACGTGTAGATGTCGATGCAGGAACGGGGAATGCGTTGGCGGGTCCTGGTGCTTTAGGCGGCACAATGCGCTTTGAAACGAAAGATGCAGAAGATCTTTTGGCTCCAGGTCGCGTTGCTGGTGCGATGATTAAAGGTGAATACGGCACAAACGCTGACGAGAAAAAAGGTTCTTTAGCTGTTTATGCTCGTCCAACAACAAATACTAGCTTCTTGTTATACGGAACATCTTCAAAATTCAATGACTACACTGACGGGGGTGGCGATAAGGTTCCGCTGACGGGCGGAGAGCCATGGAGTGTGCTTGGTAAATTAACTTGGCGTCCAACTTCAGATCAAAAGGTCAGTTTGTCGCGCACGCAACGTGAAGATAATGGGACAAGATACATTCGTTCAAACTATGGTTCTGCGGGTGGTAATGCCATTGCCGATCAAAAATTCAGAACCATCACAAATACGTTGGCCTATGATATCGCTCCTGAAAATTCTTTGTTGAATTTGAAAGCTGAGGCGTACACATCTAGCAATACGATTGCTTACGATCAAACAGCAGGAACATCGGATGGTCACTGGGATAGTTACGGTGGTGATGTTCGTAATACTTTTAAAATGGGCGATAGCAAGTTAACGGTGGGTACCGACTACAACGTTGATAAATCTAAAGGTACGAATTCGAAAGGCACCGCCGACGAAGAAGGTAACATTTACGGTTTGTATGCGCAGTTTGATCAAGTGCTCACTCCTAATTGGTTGGGATCAGTTGGAGCACGTTGGGATGATTACAATCTGACTCAAGCAGATGACAGCAAGATTCGTAATAATCACCTAAGCCCGAACGTAATGCTGACTTACAATATCAATGGCAACTGGGCGACTGATTTGTCTTGGAGCCAAGCTTTCAAAGGCGCGACTCCGGCGCAGTCTTTCTTGCTAGGCAATGTGACGTCGGTGACTCCAGTCAGCGGTCTTGAAGGTTCTGTTGCAGAGACGACTCAATGGGCTCTTCACTATAAAAACAATCCATTCATGAGTGATTTGACTGTTTATGACACGATCATCAGCAATCCGATCAACGTTGGTATTAATAGAACGACCGGTGTGGTGACTCGTTCAAATATCGATAACGTTCGTTCGCAAGGTGTGAATGTGGGTGTCGGTTACACAGCGGGTTCATTCACTGGTAAAGTCGCTTATGCGCACAATAAAACACGTTTCGGTAGCGAACCTTTAGGTTACACAGCATTTGGTATCGGCAGTGGCTTCGGCGATCGTATTAACTTAAGCCTTGAAAAAGTCTTTAGTGAATACAATGTGACATTGGGTTGGAATTCATTGTTTGCGATGGAACTAACGGATGTGCCGGCTAATTCTCCGTCACAACCTGGCTATGATGTCCATGATATCAGTGCAACGTGGTTGCCAATTGGTGATGCTCGTATTGGCTTCGCCATCCATAATATCTTTGATAAAAAATACGTGGCGCAAGGCTCGGTCTTTGCGATTAATGGGAATGAAATTCCACTGTATGAAGAAGGACGTGACTTCCGTATCTCTGGAAGCTATTTCTTCTAG
- a CDS encoding DUF4105 domain-containing protein → MKALLSLFIVMAASISWASGNVQPRFSVFGGTSKQRDQVATAFLGAYNLLPPIMRIRLEGRVKFPAYQIQLVDLDAHVAGEANSKGVITINSRILDRDDLVTRTIVHELSHVYDFLKVIPQDIKDAKWDCQMSEQHNREYGVPDVCQLYKNTKTTVSTMPDFLDATGWYQELNGNGMRMDETTFGYRSPDPYEARSPQEMFAVNMEYFLTDREYQCRRPSIYRYLAKHFNFQPFGEQACQETLSFVDSQFGKAEKAIRSIDPSRVYQIHYLLAGDGDALMSSFGHSLARIVVCAPERKTVGPECLQDIQSHIVVSFRAFLDSPQISGWGGLTGQYPSRLFFVPFVQIISEYNVTQLRDLKSYPLSLTREEIKSFLERAVETHWSYNNRYYFLSNNCAVEIMNLLKAGLGRADLMNVRTQTPKGVLQELKNHNLISNEVDMKNLPAAKAAGYYFPSNQANLDQALSIIRELSGQKYSLKKWLNFEPSQRRQLYLSRSFAEPLQKRKWSAAFLYLERFIEKRVTEYTYNQFLQGDIDEKTAAGQQKKSFVDSILKTLSFDQELTGPAQIVKAGYGIPSQQELNDVQGYLYQIQQKREQNQSQIDALVQQLIKMFGANEITDTKANIALFASGVKL, encoded by the coding sequence ATGAAAGCACTACTGTCTCTATTTATAGTTATGGCGGCTTCGATTTCTTGGGCGAGCGGAAACGTTCAGCCACGTTTTTCCGTTTTTGGAGGAACCAGCAAACAAAGAGATCAAGTGGCAACCGCTTTCTTAGGCGCTTACAATCTTTTACCCCCAATCATGCGCATTCGTTTAGAAGGCCGCGTGAAGTTCCCTGCTTATCAAATTCAACTTGTCGATTTGGATGCTCACGTTGCGGGTGAAGCCAATTCAAAGGGCGTGATTACAATCAATAGCCGAATCCTTGATCGCGATGACCTCGTGACTCGCACGATCGTGCATGAGCTTTCTCACGTCTATGATTTCCTGAAGGTTATTCCTCAGGATATTAAAGATGCGAAGTGGGATTGCCAGATGTCAGAGCAGCATAATCGTGAATACGGTGTGCCCGACGTCTGCCAACTTTATAAGAATACAAAAACGACAGTTTCAACCATGCCTGATTTCTTAGATGCCACTGGTTGGTATCAAGAATTAAACGGCAATGGAATGCGCATGGACGAGACGACATTTGGGTATCGTTCTCCAGATCCATATGAAGCTCGCAGCCCTCAAGAGATGTTCGCCGTGAACATGGAATACTTTCTGACAGACCGTGAGTATCAATGCCGTCGTCCGTCTATATATAGATATCTAGCCAAGCACTTCAACTTTCAACCATTTGGGGAACAAGCCTGCCAAGAGACGTTGTCCTTTGTGGATTCCCAATTCGGCAAAGCTGAAAAAGCAATTCGCTCAATTGATCCAAGTCGCGTTTATCAAATTCATTATCTTCTTGCCGGAGACGGCGATGCCTTGATGAGTTCTTTCGGGCATTCCCTTGCGCGCATTGTTGTGTGTGCTCCTGAAAGAAAAACTGTGGGGCCTGAATGTCTTCAAGACATTCAATCACATATCGTCGTATCATTCCGCGCATTTCTTGATAGCCCACAAATTAGCGGCTGGGGTGGCTTGACGGGTCAGTATCCAAGTCGCCTGTTCTTCGTTCCATTCGTACAAATCATCAGCGAATACAATGTTACACAATTGCGTGATTTAAAAAGCTATCCGTTGTCATTAACTCGCGAAGAAATCAAATCGTTTCTTGAACGAGCCGTGGAAACTCATTGGTCTTATAACAACAGATATTATTTCCTAAGCAACAACTGCGCAGTTGAAATCATGAACTTGCTTAAAGCAGGCTTGGGTCGCGCCGATCTTATGAATGTTCGTACACAAACTCCAAAAGGTGTTTTGCAGGAACTAAAAAATCATAACCTGATCAGCAATGAAGTAGATATGAAGAACCTTCCTGCTGCCAAAGCCGCGGGCTACTATTTCCCATCAAATCAAGCAAACCTAGATCAGGCCTTAAGCATCATCCGTGAACTTTCGGGTCAAAAATATTCTTTGAAGAAATGGTTAAACTTTGAGCCCTCTCAGCGCAGACAACTGTACTTAAGCAGGTCCTTTGCTGAACCACTACAAAAAAGAAAATGGTCAGCAGCCTTCTTGTATCTAGAGCGCTTCATTGAAAAACGTGTGACAGAGTACACATACAATCAATTCCTTCAGGGTGACATCGACGAAAAAACTGCAGCAGGACAACAGAAGAAAAGCTTTGTTGATAGCATCCTTAAAACTCTTTCTTTCGACCAAGAGTTGACAGGCCCTGCCCAAATCGTGAAAGCCGGTTATGGCATCCCGTCACAACAAGAGTTGAATGACGTGCAAGGCTACTTATACCAGATTCAACAAAAGCGTGAGCAAAACCAGTCGCAAATCGATGCGTTGGTTCAGCAGCTGATTAAAATGTTTGGCGCCAACGAAATTACTGACACAAAAGCTAACATTGCCCTCTTCGCTTCCGGCGTTAAACTCTAG
- a CDS encoding outer membrane beta-barrel domain-containing protein has product MLKNAFKAVIVIVCAFLLHKTAFAAEVVELPQEELATESVLPVFDKAVSVKNRNVMTAKRWDADVFYSYAMTEPIANVSKLGVALYYNFNEDHALGLMYAKNFSGLSKYAEQLDSQYNLDFSRAPQPTNSVFLDYNIKAFYGKMSLTKSVVFNTILYGSAAAGMIQYEHKSYPGVSVGLGQKFYFTKQWALRFDLRLYANQAPIPFLKNGLKPSDPVPAYGDFEDRLTFTTTLDAGLSYLF; this is encoded by the coding sequence ATGCTCAAGAATGCATTTAAAGCAGTGATCGTTATTGTGTGCGCCTTCCTATTACATAAGACGGCATTTGCAGCAGAAGTCGTAGAGCTTCCTCAAGAAGAGTTGGCAACGGAATCTGTACTTCCAGTATTTGATAAAGCAGTCAGCGTTAAAAATCGTAACGTGATGACGGCAAAACGTTGGGACGCAGACGTATTTTATAGTTATGCGATGACAGAACCTATTGCGAACGTCAGCAAACTGGGTGTGGCGCTTTATTATAACTTCAATGAAGATCACGCACTTGGTTTGATGTACGCGAAAAACTTTTCGGGTCTTTCAAAGTACGCAGAGCAATTAGATAGCCAATACAACTTGGATTTCAGCCGTGCTCCACAACCGACGAATTCAGTGTTCCTTGATTACAACATCAAGGCGTTTTACGGAAAAATGAGTTTAACGAAATCGGTTGTGTTCAACACGATTCTTTATGGTTCAGCAGCAGCGGGCATGATTCAGTATGAGCACAAATCATATCCAGGTGTTTCAGTGGGCTTGGGCCAAAAATTTTATTTCACAAAACAATGGGCTTTGCGTTTTGACCTTCGCTTGTATGCGAACCAAGCGCCGATCCCATTCTTAAAAAATGGTTTGAAGCCTTCAGATCCAGTACCGGCTTACGGTGATTTTGAAGATCGTCTGACTTTCACAACAACCCTGGATGCTGGGTTGTCTTACTTGTTTTAA